From the genome of Cryptococcus tetragattii IND107 chromosome 6, whole genome shotgun sequence, one region includes:
- a CDS encoding thioredoxin reductase, translating to MAGSRLPYQKKRRLEHSPRRRPFSPPSFFKYPPRFPFVFPSFKSKTSHPPYPSQLGLSLRPYISSPTTKDPISSREPKRTGEVSKKMHSKVVIIGSGPGGHTAAIYLARANLEPVLYEGMLANGFAPGGQLTTTTDVENFPGFPEGVTGTEMMDKFRAQSERFGTKIITETVARVDLSVRPFKYWTEGEEEEPEFMTADTIIMATGASAKRLFLPGEDTYWQSGISACAVCDGAVPIFRQKPLAVIGGGDSAAEEATYLTKYGSHVYVLVRRDELRASKIMAKRLTSHPKVTVLWNTVATEAKGDGEVLTSLTIKDTKTGKIRDLPVNGLFYAIGHEPATALVKSQLELDEDGYIKTIPGTSQTSVHGVFAAGDVQDKKYRQAITSAGSGCIAALEAERLISEEEADDENLMTENVHVPAEHYLGTDRE from the exons ATGGCGGG ATCTCGCTTACCTTAtcaaaaaaagagaagactCGAACATTCGCCGCGCCGCCgccccttctctcccccGTCTTTCTTTAAATATCCGCCCCGTTTCCCTTTCGTTTTCCCATCTTTTAAATCAAAAAcatctcatccaccatATCCTTCTCAATTAGGACT TTCGCTCCGCCCATACATCAGCTCCCCAACCACCAAAGATCCCATCTCTTCGAG GGAACCGAAGAGGACCGGCGAAGTcagcaagaagatgcaTTCCAAGGTTGTTATCATCGGCTCTGGTCCCGGTGGTCACACCGCCGCCATTTACTTGGCCCGAGCTAACCTCGAGCCTGTCCTCTACGAG GGTATGCTTGCCAACGG TTTTGCTCCCGGTGGTCAACTCACCACTACCACTGACGTCGAGAACTTCCCTGGTTTCCCCGAGGGTGTTACCGGTACCGAAATGATGGATAAATTCCGAGCTCAGAG TGAGCGATTCGGCACCAAGATCATCACCGAGACCGTTGCCCGTGTCGACCTCTCTGTCCGACCTTTCAAGTATTGGActgagggcgaggaggaggaaccCGAATTCATGACTGCCGACAC TATCATCATGGCTACCGGTGCTTCCGCCAAGCGACTTTTCCTTCCCGGTGAGGACACTTACTGGCAGTCTGGTATCTCTGCTTGTGCCGTTTGCGACGGTGCTGTCCCCATCTTCAGACAAAAGCCGCTCGCCGTTATCGGTGGTGGTGACAGTGCTGCCGAGGAAGCTACTT ACCTCACCAAGTACGGTTCGCACGTCTATGTCCTCGTCAGAAGGGACGAGCTCCGAGCTTCCAAGATCATGGCCAAGCGACTCACTTCTCACCCCAAGGTTACCGTCCTCTGGAAC ACTGTTGCTACCGAGGCCAAGGGTGACGGTGAGGTCCTTACGTCTCTTACCATCAAGGACACCAAGACTGGTAAGATCCGAGACCTCCCTGTCAACGGTCTCTTCTACGCTATCGGCCACGAGCCCGCCACTGCTCTCGTCAAGTCTCAACTCGAGcttgacgaagatggaTACATCAAGACTATTCCCGGTACCTCCCAAACTTCTGTCCACGGTGTCTTCGCCGCTGGTGACGTCCAGGACAAGAAGTACAGGCAGGCTATCACCTCTGCCGGTTCCGGTTGTATTGCTGCCCTTGAGGCCGAGAGACTCATcagtgaggaggaggctgaTGACGAGAACCTCATGACCGAAAATGTACACGTTCCTGCCGAGCACTACTTGGGTACTGACAGGGAATAA